The sequence ttaattactaaaattcatAACGAGTACTGAGGAATAAAGTGCAAATCTATCGTAGCTTTGTTTAATTATTGGTCTATATTGAAGATACAAATCAGCTATTTCTTTCCgatcttgtaattttaaattaagatctaATATATCTAAAATTGTATTCCACTCTACCAAACTTCCACAGAGCAAAAACAACTCGATGTCTGACTTTCGAAGGCAGCCTAAACAATGTCATCcggattatatatatttttatatctgtcTAGAACTGCTCTAATTACGCCTCGTTTTGGTTCTTAGCCTAAGGTAACTAAAAAAACCTGGATATTTTCTTGGGGAATGTtgcagaataaattttcttttatcaagcTTCACCAATGATATCGACACTAATTTTAGTTCAATTTGGTTACATTAAGAACAAGTTTTGAAATAACATGAAAGTTAGAACGCTGGGTCGTAACTGGGCTTGGGATAGCAAGTCAAAAGTCTTGGATGTCATCATCAAAGGGTGGAAAAAAATTGAGGAATCCATCaattgtatttatgaaaaaagtatgCCCTTTTTTACCTTATTTAccagattcttaaaaattaaattagttccaATCAAATGTCGGAgaacataaaaattacaattcattttacAACCTGAGAACCAAAATTCTATCTGGAGTTTTCGAAGCAAATAAAGTACCTGATGACCAAAAGCCTCATCTATGAAAGGGAAAGTTCTCGAAGGTCTTTTTAGAAGATTTGCTTCTCATCGAAAGGGAAATATATTTGATCActcaaatctttatttatttttaagaaaagagaaGTTAATACACTGATTAATTCCTCAAGCTACCTCATAATTTCTAACAGTATGCGCCATCGCCggtgattaattaataatacttaaataataaaagctcCAAAACGTTATGCTCTATACTTCCAGTTTGATTGCAAATTCAAGCGCCATGTTTCGTGTGGAAAAGTTTATGCAGAGTGATATGTGAACTTCATTTACAATAAGGAAGAAGGGtgttgcttttaatattttttctggacATCATTTCATGTAggtatgacatttttatttatttatttttttaaaatggatattgtAATTCTGAATTgtggccagatgacgaggatgacacccaCACCGGTCACTGTACAATATGAACTCTACCAATAATGGAGCTAGATAATTTCAGTGGCAAAGGCACATTACATAATTAAAGTGGTAATTTTAGATTCTCTAGAAATACAATCACTTATAAGTACAGTCTCGCATCTGATGATCTACATTTGAATTTCACTGTTCGAATGCTGTAATAAGAGAGACAGATTACGACGTTTCAACCACTTTCGAGTCAATTGGGAACAGATTGACACAGCGAATCGCCACGTATTAATCATCTAAACAATGACATTAAGAGAAACTGGCATAACTCACACTTCTGATCTCCGAGATAAGTTGCAGGGGCTTGAAGCCAGCAGAGCAATTAAGGGGCTCGTAAGCTGCCATATCTGCAACTTCCATGGGCGACTCCAGTTGGGCAGGAGCCAAGGAAGTCTCATACACAAGGTGCCAGGTGACATTGAGGTGCACGCAAGGCGGTCCGCATTTCCTCAGAAAGAGGATCTTCCGCACGGCTACGGCCAAGTCTGTGCCAGGAGCGTAGACGGACACGGATAAGGGGCCTTCCCATCGGTCGCACAGTTCTGGAACGTGCTGCAAGAACTCGAAAGTACCTTGTGTACATAGAGTTACACTCTCTTCGTAACCAGGAGAAGGCCCTAGAGATTAAAAGTCCATGTTTTAGAgtgtttttgcatttaattttaaattaaaatgcattaatcgaaaggaaaaaatttaatatatcattacaagtaattattctgaatataataaaactataatatataatataaataaagtggGGTGGCGGAATCGAAAAAAGCTATGAAATGTTTAGATTTACGTATGTTTCATGCTGATGTACATAGAAAAGAaacgtttgttatttttttcgaagtcctttttaatcataatttgatgaaattatttcctaaaaGTTACCGCAAATGAGTATGAACAAGAAAATTCATCTATGAATTAAATTCGATTTGTAAgtgtaatattgtaaaatatcaaaagtttttatttatacagtAACGATATAGTTAATTAAGAATAGCATAGGAAGGATTCTCGGTCATGATAATGAATACATATGACATTAAAATCTTGCATTGGACGCATCCGTAGCTTTGACAGCCTGCATAAAGGCAGATTCTACGCTGGGTTGGAGACATATTATCTcacatattgttttattattattattattatagattggTAGCAACTCAAAAAAGGCCTACTGTAATAAAGATTTTCTGCTccttacttttgatatttttgattgtttGTCATCGATATTGTCGTTTGAATATTCTCTCCGATTTTCCGCAAATTTAGCTACTTAGCTTAGTCAATgtataaatataagcaaaaacatCTTTGAATGAAGTCAGATCAGATAGCTTCTTCGTGGTTTTTATTACActtttagatgataaaaattcaatataactcTTGGGCTACATGCAGTATTTCatacaaatactaaaaaatacGTTAGAAATAAAAGATTGAATGTCCAtggatataataattaaatataattaacctTTTGGATgtcgatatttttaaatcttatgttGACGACCGGGGGCGGGGTAGATGCCGTATTATAggataatttatttgtttaaacaaacCTAGCTTGTGgtagaaaaattcgaaaatgaggttcctaaaaaaataagattaatttattgcattggtgtttatttttcaaatatttttataaaagaagttaaatacatttcataaaacaatgtGGTATtgactttcatttaataaaaccagcacaaatatacaattattttttaaccataCAAATATCTATCAAGACTGCTGAAAAGTTCTGCTATATAGCATTGTAAAAGCATGTGGAACTTACCATCAGCTGGAATGTATCGTTTAATAACTGTATATTTATCCCTTTGTTCTGTTTCCCAGGGTAAAGTGTAATTAGACGGAGAAATTGTTTCTTCTCTCGTTGAATTGCGAATCTTTACAATTTGAGTATGGGGTGTAGTTATATTGTTTCCATCAGCTgcaaaacgaaaataatttttaataacattcatttCGATCAGATTAGTAAACAAGAAcctaaataaaatagaaaatcaattcatatttcaagaaaatttatttcttcaaatataatttcaattttctttaatgaatcgaaaggaaattatttattttcctaagaattttttaaagtgcagTTTGCAGTTATCACTTTGCAGTAcaatcaaatctttttatttacttaaataataatttaagaaaaaaaattttaaggaaaataataattcattcgtGTCAAAACATCAGTAATTTGAAtagaaaacagaataataaatagaattttcaatagaAAGAATGATCtcttctaatatttcttttaattatacgAATAGGCTTTAGATTTTAAAactgacaaatatatatatacatatatgacaATTTTTCATCACCGTAGAACAAATGCAAAAatgaacttattaaaaaaattcactaatttatgctaatttttaaaagctgcttCGTTATTTTCCAAATTGTACTTGCCAGCTTGATAGAAACATCTACAAAATACGTAGCacgtttaacttttttttttcatcgccTAAAATAAgacagatttttatcaatttaataagcACTCAAAttgtatatttagataagataaaCACGATACCAAGATTTCTAAATTGAACCTTACTGGCTTGAGACGGGAGGAATTACTTGACATCCTTTGAATTGCCAATGTATTTATACTAcagaaatcagaaaaaatgaagATTGACTATTGATAACAACAATACTTATAAAACAATCAACTTGCATAATTAACGTCccagtttgaattaaaatgagaGGACTGTcagttcttagattttttttttattttttattttcttgtccacatactcttttttaaaaacatgtaacaTTCTGTTACAAGTACCTAATAGCTTGTAGCGAATTATGAAGGGCAATTACATAAACTATGCGAAAAATTTATGGTAGGTACCTTTAAATGGACATTGCCCAAAATCTACATCCTATCTAAAAAtcttcagaacttaaaaaaataaataaataaatttgaggaTTTGCCAAATAAATTGGATGCATAATGTGCATTTCTGAATGTCTTTGCACCCCCATCGATTTGTGGTAGTAAGAATCGGCCATAGTTCTCTATGGTCAAATTTTGTATCCTGGATTCGAGGTCGTCCCTGGAGAGCACTGACCAGAGGAAAAAGAGAGGTTCGGGGTGTGAAGAAGCAAGGAGAGAGCAGAAGGGGGCACCATGTCCAGTAATGTTTATTGATGTATTAGAAATGATTCTTGAGCCACCAAAGCTGTTTATTCCCAAAATGTTAACCCTTtacataatgtaatttaattgtaattaaatctaTAGCCTAGAATCTGGCACTTGGTCTTTATTTATGCCGACATGCATTTGGCCACTTCTACATTACATTAACTGACAGATTAATTAACAGAACGGACAACCCGGGCCGTTGTGAACGCGGGAACTCGTCGTAGCTGGGCGGGAAAACCGTACTGGGGTAAAAGAACTTACCTGTAGCTTCTATGTCGGTCCATGCCAGCGATGCCGTCGAGGCGGCAGGATGTGTGGGGGAAGACACGGGTGCTCGTCGATGGGGTGACGTGGGGACTGGAGTGTCGGCTTGAGGGGCTGGGGTGGGGGCGACTATCACGACACAAGGGACGGTAGCTCTGGATGCAACTCGGTAGTTGAGGACATTGAAGACTGCCAGGAGGACGTTGAAAAGCACGAAGACGACGCCGAATAAACGGCCCTCATTCCGAAGCCACATCCGATCCTGGAACAACAAATAATGAAGATAGGAATAGATAAGCATGAAGaacagttttagaaaaaaagCAATTGTTTATAATccccaatattaaaaaaaaaggaagaaaaaaagaaaactgattataTATTCATCATCAGTTTCTCGTACTTGGAAAATTAATGAAGCCAGCAAAAATTCTCATGCGTAGAACATTATCGGTGTTTAACTAATCGTAACGTCATCAGAATTCAAGTATGATTTGCTTCAAGAAACGTTATGTTATTGTTGCTTTGTACCATTTCAATATCACACAAAAACTATTAAGAGAAGGGCCGTAAAATTAGATAACATGGAGGTGATGAGAATGACATTTGAGCCAGCATTTCTCGCCGTATTTCCACGCTacaatttgaaaatgatattattagtAGAACGAACATAATATGTCGCCACAAACACGGAACACTTAGTAGAATCAAACTATGAACTATCAACCTTCTCTGTAGAGAAGATTCTACTAGTAAGCCACCATGACATTTCGAGAAGATGAAGCAACATTTTAGAAAACTCAGCACTCGTGATAATCggtccaaaaatttaaataaaatgtattattgaagtgaatttatttctcttaaaatacaAGAAGTAATGTATAATCGAATAATGTTTAATAGTGTAGACTATCCAATTACAATAggctcattttgaaattaaaatatattactaaagaaaaaataaggaGAGGGTGTTTGATTGCAAATGCAATTACAAGACAAAAAAGGCGAGCTATGTGAATCTGAAGACACCATAATAATTTCCTTCCTAAGCGTAAAATTGGCGAGGAAATTACAACCTTACTGAAAAGTCAATTggctttgaagaaaaaattaag comes from Argiope bruennichi chromosome 2, qqArgBrue1.1, whole genome shotgun sequence and encodes:
- the LOC129961857 gene encoding beta-1,4-glucuronyltransferase 1-like isoform X1 → MMQGLPCFRRQRFQDRMWLRNEGRLFGVVFVLFNVLLAVFNVLNYRVASRATVPCVVIVAPTPAPQADTPVPTSPHRRAPVSSPTHPAASTASLAWTDIEATADGNNITTPHTQIVKIRNSTREETISPSNYTLPWETEQRDKYTVIKRYIPADGPSPGYEESVTLCTQGTFEFLQHVPELCDRWEGPLSVSVYAPGTDLAVAVRKILFLRKCGPPCVHLNVTWHLVYETSLAPAQLESPMEVADMAAYEPLNCSAGFKPLQLISEIRSSKKLPYPINVARNVARQLAVTRYVLASDIELYPSVHIVPRFLQLLARLAEKEAGKVIPRRVFTLPIFEIKKEFPAPKTKEELVKRVKDGHAIFFHKWVCDACQNFPRRDQWLKTLPEKGKEDILGVFQITKRQMPRTAWEPIYIGTNEEPLYDERLTWEGKRDKMSQMFELCLLDYDFYVLDNAFLVHAPGIKTLSSVDQRRRAPFMYKNNAVHNKLLAQMKKKYGARKGC
- the LOC129961857 gene encoding beta-1,4-glucuronyltransferase 1-like isoform X2 — encoded protein: MWLRNEGRLFGVVFVLFNVLLAVFNVLNYRVASRATVPCVVIVAPTPAPQADTPVPTSPHRRAPVSSPTHPAASTASLAWTDIEATADGNNITTPHTQIVKIRNSTREETISPSNYTLPWETEQRDKYTVIKRYIPADGPSPGYEESVTLCTQGTFEFLQHVPELCDRWEGPLSVSVYAPGTDLAVAVRKILFLRKCGPPCVHLNVTWHLVYETSLAPAQLESPMEVADMAAYEPLNCSAGFKPLQLISEIRSSKKLPYPINVARNVARQLAVTRYVLASDIELYPSVHIVPRFLQLLARLAEKEAGKVIPRRVFTLPIFEIKKEFPAPKTKEELVKRVKDGHAIFFHKWVCDACQNFPRRDQWLKTLPEKGKEDILGVFQITKRQMPRTAWEPIYIGTNEEPLYDERLTWEGKRDKMSQMFELCLLDYDFYVLDNAFLVHAPGIKTLSSVDQRRRAPFMYKNNAVHNKLLAQMKKKYGARKGC